In the Sorghum bicolor cultivar BTx623 chromosome 4, Sorghum_bicolor_NCBIv3, whole genome shotgun sequence genome, GACCCCGAGGAGCTGTGCGGAGGCTCGGCACCCGCGCCCGCGGCAGAGCCCTGGTAGCCGTAGCCCGGCAGAGGCGTCGTGACCGTCGCCGGCATCGTGGGCGTGGTGGTGCTCGCCGCCATCCTCGCATTCAGTTCAGAGCAACACGATGGAACAGTGGTGGGTGGGTAGTGTAGTGAGTGACTGGTGAGCAGGCAAGCAGCTGAATGCGCTTGACTTGTTGAGGTCGTGCTTGCGCACGTAGGCACGGGATGGGGACTGGGAGGCGGTCAGGCGAAGGCAGCGCGAGGGTTCGGCAAAGGCGGCGAGCTGCTGCTTTGTGAATTGTGACCCGGCGAGGTGTCAAAGGATTAGAGGGTAGGCGCGGTAAAGTTCAGGAGAAAGCCTGCGTGGTCTGCTTTTCTGTGGATCGCCGCAGTGGAGATCAACATGGAAAGGGCAATTGGTGAGACGGTTGGTGTACTTGGTTACTTGGTGTACTTGATAATAGCCCATGCTATACAGGAACGCGTCTGAATACTCTGAGGACACTGCACTCTGTAAAGGAAAAGTGGTAAAGAATcatccggagatggtgtcgaagctagagcaaattaaAAAGGGTACACAGACATCTTTCATAAGAGATATATATATGGTAAAATTTTAGACCTAATTActgtttttataatttttggatGCATTTGCACCTCCTAATTCACAAGTAGCTTCGCCACTGTCCGGAGATGTTTAGTAGTCTGTCAATAAATCAACTTTTAGAACTGTTTTAAATTAAACCTTTTATGTTTAATCAAATTCATAGAAATTAGCGTCAAGATTCATAACCAAGCTAGTATCAATAGATACACTGTACCATAAACTATATTTTCATAATGTGCTAATATGTGTACTTTTTCTATAAATTCGATCAAACATAAAAAAAAGTTAACTCTAGGAATTAAATTATTTAGGAAATGTTATATTCTATCACGTTTTTGTAACAACTGATGCACACATACACGAAAGATGGAAAGAAAAAGTTAGGGAATATACAACAAATAAGCTAGTTCATTAATCTCCAGTTCATCTGTCATATGAGAGATTGAAAACATTAATAGAAACTACCTGGCACCAAGTGGCTTAGTTGTTGCCTTTGTGTTTGTTTCCATCAAGGTAACAACAGTAACTATATTTAGCACGCTTTACCTTTAACTTCTCTGGAATAAGTTGGAATGTTGGATTCAAGTTACTTCCATTAATAAGTGAAGTAGAATTTTTATTCTGTTATGTAAAAAAGGGGAAAGAAGGTAGTTGAGTTGCAGAAGTCTGCAAATAGCTTAACAAGGAAGGTTCATCAAATATCGGGCTGATctgtttctgttttttttttttgagcaggGTGCTGATCTTGTTGGACCACGAAGAGACGTACTGAATTGACTCAAATCCGAAGCACTGTTTTCCCCTCTCCTCTTTTTCGGGGGGAAAAGAATGAGAGCCGAAAGAGGCCCAAATACCTAAGCTGTTAAGGCCCAAGTGGTTGAAATACAGCCCATGAGAAAGCGGTCAAGAAACGGCTCGCTGGGCCGGTCCAGAGGGCTGTGGACTTGTGGTTTGCCCTTGCTGCCCTGAGCCCCCGACGCCTCTCGGGCATAGCGTGGCCTCCCTCTTTTTTCTCGCACTCCGCAAGACCACCTCACCAGCCTCCTCGCCCCCGATCTCCTCCCACCCGCACCCAAGGGTTTCGGTCTCTACCGCCGCGGAACGAGCCAGCGAACAGggatggcggcggcgcggcaCCTCAGATCCGGCCTCCCTCTCCTCCGCGCCCACCTCGCATCCTCCGAATCCGCGGCCGTCGCCCAGGTCCTTGCTCCCTGCCCCCCGCCTTAGTAGTTGAAACAGATCCATTTCTGTGGATTTCGATTGGCCTTCCGCGCCCTGTATCCGATCTGGGATGGATCTCCTGAAGTTTAGGGTCTTTTGCAGGGGAATTTTTAAGTCGTCCTATGTGATGTTTATGTCCATTTGTTTTTGGGACTGACGTGTTCGTTCTGATGCAGGTCTCGAGGGGCTTCGCGTCGCAGCCGGCCAAACCCACCGGCAAGGACATCAAGGTACCATTCTCAGTGATGAGCGAATGTAGTTGTAAAATGGGATACGAATGCTGTTTTATTATACGTCTGGGACTCTGGGAGTGGTAAACTGGTGATAGGCTACTCTAGGCAATGCATATGTATTGTTAGCAGCCCATAGGTTATGCAATTATTTATCTATTATATCCTACCTTTTGGTAGGAAACCTACCCTGTAATAAGATTGGTTACCATTTGGATGTTATAGTGAACATAAGGTTGCACACATCAATCACTTATTTGAGTCGTACACAAATAGTAGCAAAGTttcttcatgttgagcttagctGTATTGTTTGGTACAGAAGCTTTAGGACAAGAAGACACTTTGTGTTGTTTGGTTTACATTTCTTGGTTTTCTGTGATATATCTGTGTAGTTTTATGCCGACTGCTGGATGAAAGATTCTCCTTTATTAGTTTGTTCTAGGAAGCTCAAGATCGCTTCATTTCTTTGTGCATGTCGTTGGTAATCTTATTGTCTGTCCCATTTATGTCTTTATAGGTTCCAGAAGCTCTGTATGGTGGCACAGGCAACTATGCCAGTGCACTGTTCCTCACAGCAGCTAAAGCTAACTCATTGGACAAAGTTGAGTCTGAGATTAAAACTGTTGTAGAGGCATCCAAGAAGAGCCCGTTGTTCTCTCTATTCATAAAGGACCTGTCAGTTCCAAAAGAGACCAGGGTGAAGGCTGTAACCGAAATATTTGCTGACGCTGGGTTTTCGGATGTTACAAAGAATTTCTTGGGTATGTGCCCTGCCTACTCATTTTGGTATGCCTAATGAAATTAAAGTACAGTTTTGTGTAACAAGTTAATCACTTTGATACACTCCAGGAAAAGAGTCTGATAAGGTGCTCTTGTTGTGATGAACTGTGTAGAACGTATTCACACATTTACTTGTGCTGGTTCCAATAATTTTTCCATATTGACACGGAGCAACTATTTTTTGGTAGCCATGATCTGCATAATAATTTGCCATGTACAGCAGTATATTTATATTATTGTTATCAAGTTGTCCAGCTAATCACTATTAATTGTCCTTGTTTGTCCCTTTGACTTGTTACCAGAAAGCAGGTCAGCCTGTTAACCGATGATTATTCAATATTAGTCGGCTGATTAGCTGGGTTGGGAGTACACACTGGGCTATATCAGTCACTGTGCTAGCTGTGTTTGGGCCCAAGCTCAATATGGTTTCTCTCCTTTACCCGCTCTACTCTTATTCCCTTACCTCTGATCTGTGAGAAGCACCGCCAGTCGCCAGGAGCTTGTGCACACACTACCGGCCATTGGAACAAGGGCACAAACATCCCTGCCGCCACTGGTCTTCCCCTCCCTTCCAGCCTTCCCAGTGGCCGTGCCTACTCCCTTTCACTGCTGCTGCTTCTTCCTGTCCCTGCCTCAGCCATGGTGTGTGGTGGAAGCTCATGTGGCACGCAAAAGTAGCCACGAGCTCTCTTCCACCTCAGCCAGGTCTAGTACTGCTCGGTCACCCCTCCATCAATCCAGGTTCAAGGTAGCACGAAGAAGAGCTCCTCCTTTGAAGGCTAGTGATCGGGTCACGCCTCTGTGCAGCTTGTCTTTCCTTGAAGCTTTATGCTCTGTTTCTAGTAGCAGGTAGCAACGAACTAGGTCATACCTCTCTAGTCTTGAACTCTTGATGCTTGATTTATACTATATAGTAATGGTATACATACCTTATAAGTTCTGGTACATACAGCAGATGGCTTGGACCAACTAGGGTGACTAATCAACCTGGTCATTGACTAACCGTGACTAGTTATGCGGTCAGTACCATGGTGACTAGGGTCGACTAGCCTATGTAATAGCGTTGTTAATAAAGGCGATTGTATAATCAATTATATGTTGTTATCAAACCCATTAATTGAAGATTTATTACAAAACGTCGTTTTATCTTTGAATTTTGGTACTTGGCATGATTGGTAAATGCTTATAGTTTGTGACGTATTAGTCATGTGTCTTGTCAGTGCTAACTTTGTGTTGATTTATGAAGCTGTCCTGGCGGACAATGGCAGGCTGAAATATATTGAGCGCATTGCGGAGAGATTTGTTGATTTGACTATGGCACATAAgggggaggtgaaggttgtggtCAGGACAGTTATTGTAAGTTGATCTTCCATCCCTTATCCCCTCTTGCTACCATGAAAACAGTATCTGTCGAACAGCTCAGTCTCACATGTTAATAAAAAAATGTAGTGCCTCCAGATTACATATAGAGAATTGCCAGGCATTGtgtcaaattcatcacaaattgACTAGATGAAGTATATGTACTATTCATGACTGGTAGTGGGAGGTGCTATAGTGCACATTTCTGAGTTGTCTTCAGTAAGCAATATCAGCGTTTGACATGCATAATTGTTTTGGACTGGACATGCTTAATCATAGTCGACCAATTAGAGGCATGCCTTACATATTTTGGTACAGCATTTGTGGCCATCAAATATTGCACTGAGGTCCCTTCTTCTAGTTGTTTTGTTTTCTTGTTTTGTTTGTTTCTTAGCTGGGAAAGATCGTGGTTAATGTGGACACGTTTTGGTTTATTGGGTTTGGATATGTTGGTTTTTCGAGTATAGGAAGCCAATTTGCAGAGCAAGGGGGCCATATAAGTGGCGATCTTTGCATTGAAGGTTGGCAAAATCAAGCTTGACCCTGCAGTTTTCCGTGTCGCTCaaagttgtttttttttatgTCGGCCTCGAACAAGCTGCTACATCTCTTATCACATAATCTCGGAGCAAATTCTGATAATTTTCACTTCTACAAACCAAGTACAAATCATCTCAGAATTTTAGGAAGCTTGCTGGCGCAGATTGTCAATACACAGCTTCATTTATTGTTCCTTGAGTATGTAACAGCACCTCTATTTTTTGCTGACCCATGTTTCCTCTGCTATTACTATTAGCCACTTCCCGCGAAGGAGGAGAAAGAACTCAAGGATACCTTGCAGGATATCCTTGGGAAGAACAAAACTATTTTGGTGGAACAGAAGGTAACTTCTTGATCCATATGCTTCTCAAAAGTAATATCTTAAGGGATGTTCCTCAACTGTGATTTCTATGTTGCAGATTGACTACAGCATCATGGGAGGATTAGTGATTGAATTCGGGCAGAAGGTGTTTGATATGTCTATCAGGACCAGGGCGAAGCAAATGGAGGCATTCTTGAGGCAACCCCTTGAATTCTAACAGCCTTTGGATAAAAACATCATCAGAATGCAGAGGCTGTGCTGTTGAAGGTTTCCCCATGTCTGCAACTTTGATCTGGCCTTTGAATAAAATGTTTCCTCTAACAAGTGAAGGGCACTGTTTTTATTGTCTTGTGGGCTAGATGCCTGCTGAACAATTTATGTTCATTTCTTCTTTACTTAAAGAAGCATGCACCAAAAACATGAAGGATGCATGCCATGGAAAGTTTTTGAGCTCCAAGTCATTGGAACGTATGAACTCCTCACACAATGCATCATTTTTCTCGTATTAACATTAATTGGCTTACGTATATTCATCGGttccaaaataaaacaaccttcCCTTTTTGTGTAATCGCGTGTCCATATCAATGGATTGCACTAGGTCAGAACATGCGTGGTTCTCTCTCTAGCTCGGGATGGACTCTCTGAATAGCAAATTTTGATACCATTTTTTTGCTGGGTACACCTTTCAGCCATATACTAGATTTGTCATAAATGAAACTATGAGTGTGTTAAGTATGTAGaaaagaataataatatttatgacgcTAAATTGGctttagtaatatattatgaaatatattttcatagttaggcattgtttagtgtGTGAAAGTTTTTGGGTTTGGCTACTATAGCAATTttctttgtatttgacaattattgttaaaccatggattaactaggcttaaagatgcatcttgtaaattataggcaaactgtatagttagttatttttatctatatttaatgctctatgcatacgtctaaagattcgatgtaacaagaaattttgatgtgacggaaaattttgaaaatttctggaacctaaacaAGCCTGATCGCTTTGACATCATTAATAAAATTATGGAaacatattttttatatatacctCTTTGACGTAGTCTTAATATTCTTCTCTTTAAACATGATCAAATTTAGCTTAATTTGACTTTGGATAAACTTGGATCCTTATATTTCGAAGGTGATATAACTACAAGGACAAAGGGAGTTTAACAAGTAAGCCAACGACATTTTCATGTGCCTCTGACGGTGGTCTCGTCGAATTGTTACATGTTCCAAGCAATTGTTACGCTCCACTTCATTTTTGGGTGCCATAATGAGAGATAAATTGTTCGTCAGCTAAACACAGCAATCGACAATCATCATCCACGCCACTCATGCCCCTGTTTCTTGATGTTTATGTTTACGCTGTTGTGTGGCCCAAGAAAAAacgcaccaaaaaaaaaaaaaccagatacacagCATGTGTTCTAGCGACAGAATAGGTGTGCTTTGCCGGTTTGCCCTTGCTTTTTTCCCTGTAATGCGTAGGCCAAGCTTGAGAACAAGAGACACGTAGCCCATTCCGACGGTTCAGGGTGAGTTGGCTTGAAAGAATCAACAAAATCGATCCCCCAAGCCACTACTCTGCTGCTCAAGCAACCTTAACCTCCGGCTCACTCTTCCAAGCAACCAATGCAGTTATCCTAAGAgctcccagctgctgctgcttcttccATGTCCTCGCCGTCTATCCTTGCGCGCTCCCTCACCATCGCTGTTGCTGGTGCGTTCTGCCTACGCGCGTCTAGCGATGTCGTCGTGCGTGGGCGAGACCGGCCTGGTGGCCATGGACTGCTTGGTggtgtgctgctgctgcccgTGCCTGGTGCTGCAGGTCACCGTCTTCCTCTTCGTCAGGCTGCCCAGGAAGGTGGTCGTGAAGACCAAGAGGATCATCCTGAGGCGATGGCACAGGAGAAGGCCGTCGTCGTCAAAGGCAGCCGGGTCGTTGAAGCTGGCCGACCTGCTGGACGTGGACGACAGCTTCGAAGCGGCGTTTGGGATAGGAGAGGAggaggtcgccgccgccgccgacgacagCGCCAGCGATTGGAAAGAGAGGTGCTTCGCTGTCGGCGGCGATGACGACTTCGACGGCGTGTGGGAGGCGATCATTGAGCAAGAAGGGCTCTTCTGGTTCGGGAGCTTTTGGGGCCGGCGGGAGCAGGAGGGGTCGGCTTCTGAAGGTGATGATCGGATGGATGGAAGCTTCAGGTTGCCTGTGGCGTTAGAGCGGGTATGTGAATAGGCTAGTTTTTTCGATTCACGCAACGGTGTGAAATGTAAATATGAAGGATTTAGCCAAGGAATCCATTCAGAGATCCGCTGGTCGGCATACACTGTACTCGATCAGTCAGTCAAATGCATGTACATACCAGCATGCCAGAAATAATGGTATGTTCACGGCAGAATGAACAATTCTACATCACATATGAATGTACGATATCAACTTCATTGAAATTTCAGATATCAGTCCGTGGCTGTGGTCGGTGGCTGTCAGTCCAGCTTGTCAGTCTGGCGAAAGATCCTGCGGATTTGACAAGCGACCACCGCAGCTGTAATCAATCCGCATGATTGGATGACGTTACGCGATGAACCACCGAGCTCCACAAAAACCAGCAAGCATACGAGGCGAGCTTCGTTGGTCGTTGGAAAACAAACAAACTCGTCTCGGCTGATCGGTTTCCCCGGTCCTGTCGCTATCGATCCAGGCGAACACACACACAAAAGTCGCAAATGACACGACAATCGCATGACCTGGACACGAAAACGATGTTGACCGGAAGAAGCGATCGCATGCGTTCCTCCCAAGCAAGCAGCAACAAGTGAAGAAGACCATGATGAGCGCACGGCGGTGGCGTGCGCTCCTGGTGGAACGCGATGCACCTGTGCCGGCGGCCCGGCGCCCACGGCGCACCCGGTGGCCGGTGGCGAAGCAGAACACGATGAAAACGCCCTGGAACTCGAGCCTCAGCAGCCCTCAGGCACGGAGAAACGCCAGATGCGTCAGGGCACGAATCCTAAAGCGTATCCAAGCCGTGCAGTTTGTGGGGGGCACAGCTGCACTGACCTGGAGGCTCCTCTCATCTCACGAGTCACAGACACACTTGGCCGGCCCTCTCTACCTCTGCAATACCAACGCTGTCGACCccaagcgccgccgccgccagcgcccGACCCCAGGACCCAACACCGCGCCGCCGCGACGCTCGACTTCAGCGCCGCGCCGCCCACGGCCGCTGTGTGGCGCCACTCCAGGTCCAGCGCCGCGCCCCCCAGCCGCTGCGGCGCTGCGTCCGCAGCTCCCGGCTCGGCGGCGCCTCTTCGTTGATGGATTGTTCCACCCGGTTCCTCATCGGAAACCCGTCGCCGGCTGCCTCCCACTTTTCCGGCGAGAGGCGGAGTCCAGCGGACAGGGTATTTCTCCGGACCATGGCGTCGGCGGCCCCGGTGGAGGAGCCCACGGCGGCAGCCAGAGCGAAGGGGCGGCCGACCGGTGACTCCTTCATCCGGCGCCACCTCAGGACCCTCGCCCCGTATCAGCCCATCCTTCCTTTCGAGGTACGATACGAGACCCACTCCTAAGATTCCCCTGCATCTTGGAAAAGGAACGCCGCCTTTTGCTATGCTCGCGAGGTGCTCGTCAAAATGCCCCGCTGCGATTTTCTCTATCCCTGGTCGAGCACGGGATGTGGTATGATACTGTGCTCTGCTTTTACATTCGTCTGAAAACGGGAGCTCTGAACAGGTGTTATCAGCTCGGCTTGGGCGTAGACCAGAGGACATAATCAAGTTGGATGCAAATGAGAATCCATATGGTCCACCCCCGGAGGTGAGCTCTAGTCTTCAATATAAAGATTGGTTTACTATAACCTGTAATCTAGTACTCGAAACAGTATATTCTTAACAATAAGAAGTCAGATAAGGGGAATATGAACAAATTCTAAGAATGAGCAGTTAAGTGCTGATTCATGCCTTCTCTTCGCTGTATTTATATTAAGCATACCATTCCATCTACAGGTCGCTGCAGCGTTAGGTAGCCTCAAGTTTCCCTATGTGTACCCTGATCCTGAAAGCCGCCACTTGCGTGCTGCTCTTGCTGAAGATTCTGGACTTGAATCTGAGTACATACTTGCTGGATGTGGTGCAGATGAGCTAATTGATTTAATTATGAGGTTAGCATCTAGCTCATTTATATCTCAAGACTCTTAACTTTTTGCTGATATCTTCATCCAAAAGCTGAGTTATCGTCTATTTCATAAATGGTGCAATTGCAGATGTGTGCTCGAACCAGGTGACAAAATTGTTGATTGCCCTCCAACATTCACAATGTATGAGTTTGATGCTTCAGTCAATGGTGCACTTGTTATCAAGGGTGGGTAGCTAGTCCTTGATTTTCTCTTATATATGTCTTGAACCTTCAATCATTCTTTGGTTAATTTTAGCTCATCTCTTAAATTGATTTTTCTCTTCACTATATGCATCTTCCCAGCATAATATTTCATTCATCATTCTATATTGTAGTTCCAAGACTGCCTGATTTTTCCCTAGACGTTGATCGTATTGTCGAAGTTGTTGAACAGGAAAAGCCAAAATGCATATTCCTGACATCCCCAAATAATCCAGACGGCAGGTATATATCTGTCATTCATAAGTGGAGGAACTATTATTCTATTGGCTGCTGTCCAGATTACCATATTTTACTGAATTACTTTGATTCCATTTGTTCAGTGTAATAAACGATGAGGATCTTTTAAAGATACTGGATCTTCCGATACTTGTAGTGCTGGATGAAGCTTATATTGAGTTTTCAATCCTAAAGTCAAAGATGGCATGGGTTAAGAAGCATGATAATTTGATTATTCTCCGAACATTTAGCAAACGAGCAGGTTTGTGATTTTCATGTCCTATATAGTTAACATGCAAGTGTAAATGTATTCCAAACAAACTAACAACTTCACTAGTATTCGGAAGTCTCGAATTGAATGTTATGATTTCCTCATCGTTGACTGTAATTTTTTTGTTAGCTCATGTAAGCTGCTATGTGCCAATCATCTGTTGCTAAAGTCACTTGCTAAAAGACACATTTGCTACAAAATTACGAACTGAAAGGTTAAAGTTATTAACATGCAGGTTTGGCTGGTCTTCGTGTGGGTTATGGTGCATTTCCTCTGAGCATTATTGAGTATTTGTGGCGGGCCAAGCAGCCGTACAATGTTTCTGTGGCTGCAGAAGTTTCAGCATGTGCAGCATTGCAGAATCCAACCTATTTGGAGGTATCACTTTTACAAAATCACTGTAATAATTTTTTCCACAGTTCGGCTTTGCCTAACTTAACGTGCATTTGCTGAACCTTGGACAACggaagaatgtgaaaaatttactGGTACAAGAGAGGGAGAGGTTGTTTAATCTTCTCGAAGGAATACCATTCCTGAAACCGTTTCCCAGTCATTCTAACTTCATTCTCTGTGAGGTCACATCAGGAAAGGATGCAAAGAAAATAAAGGTTTGTTTTCTTTGTTATTGCATATCTACTTTTCCATCTTAATCTTTTCCGACATCATAGTCATTTTTGTTGTGATTTAAGGTCAGAAAATATCAGAACTTGGTTTTCTGCAAATGAAAATGCAGGAATGTTTGCAATAGTATGCAATTTGCAACATTGCTCACGTGTTTTATTGACAAAAATTTCAGGAAGACCTTGCAAAGATGGGAGTGATGATCCGCCACTATGACAAGAAGGAACTGAAAGGGTATATCCGTATCTCAGTTGGGAAACCTGAGCACACTGATGCATTAATGAAAGGCCTGAATGCACTTCAATTGTGAGCTTTTGCACACCATCACATTAATGTAAACATTGGAGTACTTAGATATGTATCTGTCAGGTTGAATGCAGTCTATAACAGGAGATTGCATCATTCCAACGACTGTGAAGCTCAAACAGACAAACAGACAAGGGTCAACTGGGTTTCACTATCCTTTTGTTTAACAAGTTGAAGTCTGGTTTTTTTATTCAGCGACATAACAGCTATTCTCAAGATTATCGTGTTCAGAAGAAGTGCAGCAGTTGAATTCCTGGTGGGTGGTTTCTGATGTTGAGTTGCTTGTTTGGCTGTTGATGAGAGAACTGAAAATTGTGTAGGTATAAATAAAGGCCAACATAGCAATGCTGTTGTCTTGGGGGCTAGGGCATAGCGGTACTTGTATCAAAGGTCATTCGAAATTGCAAATTTCAACCAAATAAAGGCATGAAAGTTGGAAAATGGGACTACTTCTCATCCATAGTCACCATGACGAAAATGTTTAAACGTCGCGACTTTTATTTATAGTGATTAACATGTGTTTTCTGAAGTAAGGGCGCTGAGGCAGCAGCAGGCTTCGCTCAATGCAGCTGCGTCTTCATGTATGCTCACTGGTACTGGCCCGCGAGGTTGCCTTCCTTGACGATGTAATTCTGCACCGGGAAATCCTGACCCTTGAAGTACCTTTCCAGCATATCCTTCACCCCGGCCGCATACCTCAGCTGTACCAAATCATGCCAGAAACATGCTTATTGTTACATCTACCACGCCACAGTAGTCCTCAACTCTGCTCTACTAAGAACGATGACCTAGCGTCTACTGACCTGGCCATCAATGGTGGTGCCGGAGATGTGAGGGGTCATGGCGTTGTTGGGCATGTAGCGCCACGGGTGGTCCTTGGGCGCAGGCTGAGGGTGCCACACATCGCCGCCGTATCCTGATCATCAGACATACAACAGTTTGAGACATCAGTCTGGTGAGCATGGCGTTTTTCTATATCTTGCCACAAGCCCACAATGACAACCAGCTGAAAATGAGCAGGACACAGCAGCCAGTACATACCAGCGATGTGCCCGGTGGCGCAAGCGTCCGCCACGGCCTGCGTGTCCATGATCGCGCCTCGAGCGTTGTTCACGATGATCACGCCTTTCTTCATCCTCGCGATCCTCTCCTTGTCGAACATGCCTCTGCTCAAAAGGCAGCAAGCGGCCGGTTAATGGGAACCAAGGCAGACGGCGGTAGTTTTGAGAACCTCTGTCTCACCTTGTTTTCTCGGTGAGCGGCATGTTGAGCACGACGACGTCGCACTTGGGCAGCATGGCGTCGAGGTCCGCCTCGAACTGGGCGCCGGTCTCCGCCTCCAGCGCCGGGTCGATCCGGAGCCTGTCGTGGTAGAGCAGCTTGCAGTTGAACGGCCTGAGGCGCTGCAGCAGCAGGCGCCCGATCCGGCCGGCGCCGACGGTGCCCACCGTCTTCCCCTCCAGGTCGTACGCCCGGTGCGCGACGCCGGCAACGTCCCACTCCCCGCTGATGGCCTGGTGGTGGCCCGGCAGGAAGTTGCGCATGAGGACGAGGACGCGCATGAGCTGGTCCTCGGCAACCGACACCGTGTTGCTGCCCGTGACCTCGGCGACGGTGAgccccgcggccgcggccgccggcaggtcgacgtggtcggagcCGATCCCCGCCGTGAGGAGCAGCTCCAGGTTCTTGGCGCGCGCGATGCGGTCCGCCGTCACGTACGCCGGGTGGAACGGCGTGGTGATGAGCACGTGCGCGTCCGCGATGTGCTTCTCCAGCTCTGCAGACAACGTTGTCAGCGCAACAGCTGACGTGTGTGCACGAGCACAAGGGCACCGCACAACAGGCTTACCGCAGTTGGGGCCGTCCTTGTCGTCGGTGACGATGTACTGGTGGCCCTGCGACTCGAGCCAGCCGCGGATGCCGAGGGCGTGCTCGGCGCAGCCGACGAAGTTGGGGTTGCGGTCGGCGTACTCGCCGCCCTTGTAGAAGACGCCCACGATCTTCTTGCTGCCGGCGGACGCCTAGCGGTAGACGAAACAAACAGAACGACGCACGGGTAATAAGTGGCTAGGCATCGCGACTCTGATGTTGTTACCGATAGTAAAATGGGGGGTAATTAACAAACGTGGCGTACATGAAGGCTCCTCGCAGCGGGCGCAGTGTGAGGGACATGTGGCCCCATGGCGAACCGTGCCGCCTGCTGCGCCGCCCTCCTCATGGCCATGGATGATGACACCGGAACCGCTGCTAAAATGGCTAGAGCTCGAGCTCAGCTGGGTGGTGTGCGCTGGATCGGTGTTGTACGGATACTGCAGCGAGAGAGTGCGTGGGGAACAAAGCTTCGAACCCGGCTGGCATTTTATAGCACAGGATCGAGACGTGGCGAACCTTCTTACCCACGCACGGGAGCGCGGCGCGGCATGAATCTGGGCGGGAACGGGAACGGGAACAGTCGATGTGGCTGCGCAAAGAGCCGCTCAGAGGGTGGGAGCGGGGAAGGTGAACCGTGTCCAACCTGAGTGGGTGCAGTGCACGGGAGGTCGTTGTCACCTCTCGTGCTGGTGTCACGTCTCTGTGCTGTGGACGGAGCCGCGTGCTGGATGCCTTGTCTGAGCTCGGCGGCGCAGCCGGGGATTAGTATTTCGTTTACCAGCTTTATGTCACTtcagggttttttttttgaaaagctcACGATTTCTGGAAAAAGCTCGAAATGTTCGTGGAAAAATAATTTGACT is a window encoding:
- the LOC8071801 gene encoding ATP synthase subunit O, mitochondrial; amino-acid sequence: MAAARHLRSGLPLLRAHLASSESAAVAQVSRGFASQPAKPTGKDIKVPEALYGGTGNYASALFLTAAKANSLDKVESEIKTVVEASKKSPLFSLFIKDLSVPKETRVKAVTEIFADAGFSDVTKNFLAVLADNGRLKYIERIAERFVDLTMAHKGEVKVVVRTVIPLPAKEEKELKDTLQDILGKNKTILVEQKIDYSIMGGLVIEFGQKVFDMSIRTRAKQMEAFLRQPLEF
- the LOC8073848 gene encoding formate dehydrogenase 2, mitochondrial — its product is MAMRRAAQQAARFAMGPHVPHTAPAARSLHASAGSKKIVGVFYKGGEYADRNPNFVGCAEHALGIRGWLESQGHQYIVTDDKDGPNCELEKHIADAHVLITTPFHPAYVTADRIARAKNLELLLTAGIGSDHVDLPAAAAAGLTVAEVTGSNTVSVAEDQLMRVLVLMRNFLPGHHQAISGEWDVAGVAHRAYDLEGKTVGTVGAGRIGRLLLQRLRPFNCKLLYHDRLRIDPALEAETGAQFEADLDAMLPKCDVVVLNMPLTEKTRGMFDKERIARMKKGVIIVNNARGAIMDTQAVADACATGHIAGYGGDVWHPQPAPKDHPWRYMPNNAMTPHISGTTIDGQLRYAAGVKDMLERYFKGQDFPVQNYIVKEGNLAGQYQ
- the LOC8073847 gene encoding histidinol-phosphate aminotransferase, chloroplastic; the encoded protein is MDCSTRFLIGNPSPAASHFSGERRSPADRVFLRTMASAAPVEEPTAAARAKGRPTGDSFIRRHLRTLAPYQPILPFEVLSARLGRRPEDIIKLDANENPYGPPPEVAAALGSLKFPYVYPDPESRHLRAALAEDSGLESEYILAGCGADELIDLIMRCVLEPGDKIVDCPPTFTMYEFDASVNGALVIKVPRLPDFSLDVDRIVEVVEQEKPKCIFLTSPNNPDGSVINDEDLLKILDLPILVVLDEAYIEFSILKSKMAWVKKHDNLIILRTFSKRAGLAGLRVGYGAFPLSIIEYLWRAKQPYNVSVAAEVSACAALQNPTYLENVKNLLVQERERLFNLLEGIPFLKPFPSHSNFILCEVTSGKDAKKIKEDLAKMGVMIRHYDKKELKGYIRISVGKPEHTDALMKGLNALQL
- the LOC8073846 gene encoding uncharacterized protein LOC8073846, translating into MSSCVGETGLVAMDCLVVCCCCPCLVLQVTVFLFVRLPRKVVVKTKRIILRRWHRRRPSSSKAAGSLKLADLLDVDDSFEAAFGIGEEEVAAAADDSASDWKERCFAVGGDDDFDGVWEAIIEQEGLFWFGSFWGRREQEGSASEGDDRMDGSFRLPVALERVCE